Below is a window of Escherichia coli DSM 30083 = JCM 1649 = ATCC 11775 DNA.
CACACAATGTGCGGAGAAAATAAAAACGGGCAGCCATTGCCACCCGTTTTCAGAATCCTATGTAAGATTAGATAGCCCAGCCACCCGCATAGAAGGTCACCAGCGCCACGGCAATAACGACCGTACCGATGTTCAACTTGCGCCATTCGCCGGAAACCAGACGACCAATCACCAGAGTCGCGAAGCCAATCATGATGCCTGTTACGATGTTACAGGTCAGCACGATGAATACCGCCGTAACCAGACCCGCCATCGCATCAACAAAATCAGCAAAGTCGATTTTCGCCACGTTGCTCAGCATCAGCAGGCCAACGTACATCAGCGCCGGAGCCGTTGCGTACCCCGGAACGAGGTAAGAGAGCGGAGAGAGGAACAGAATCAGCAGGAACAGCACGCCAACGGTGATAGCCGTCAAACCGGTTTTACCGCCCGCCGCCGTACCCGCCGCAGACTCGATGTATACCGCTGCCGGAGCTGCACCCACGAGGCCAGAAAAAACGCTGCTCATGGAGTCGGTGGTCAGTGCTTTCCCGCCGTCGATGATCTGCCCATCTTTATCCAGCAGGTTCGCCTGACCGGCGACGGCACGGATAGTTCCGGTGGCATCAAATACTGCCGTCATCACCAGTGCCAGAACACTTGGCAGGACTACAGGATTCAGCGCACCCATAATGTCCAGGCTGCCAATCAGTGAATTGCCGTTTTCATCGCTCAATGAAGGCATGGCGAAAACGCCGGAGAAATGGACGTTAGGATCGAAGATCAAACCGACAATTGAGATACCGATAATGGTCAGCAGAATGCCACCAGGGACTTTCAGTTTTTCCAGGCCGATAATCACTGCCAGCCCCACCAACGACATCATCACCGGAAAGGTCGTGAAATCCCCCAGCGCGACGGGCAGACCATCAAGTGGGTTTTTAATCACCAGACCGACACCATTAGCAGCAATCAGCAGCAGGAACAGACCGATACCAATCCCCGTGCCGTGCGCCACACCGTGCGGCAAGTTGCGCAAAATCCAGCTACGGATACCCGTGGCAGAAATTACCGTAAACAGCACCCCCATCAGGAACACGGCACCCAGCGCGACAGGTACGCTAATATGTTGCCCCAGCACCAGACTGAATGCGGTAAACGCCGTCAGAGAGATGGCGCAACCAATCGCCAACGGCAGATTAGCCCACAGACCCATCACGATAGAACCGAGTCCGGCAACCAGACAGGTTGCAACGAAAACTGCCGCAGGCGGGAAGCCCGCTTTACCCAGCATGCCTGGAACGACGATAACCGAGTAGACCATCGCCAGAAACGTTGTTAACCCGGCAACCACTTCCTGACGGACAGTGCTTCCACGTTGTGAAATTTTAAACCAGGCGTCGAGTGAACCGCCGGTACGCGCTGATGGCGTAGACATAAGAAAACATCCCCTGAGAGTTTAATTTTCGTCAAGATGCGTGGCGGACAATCCCCTGCCAGCGAAACGTTATCTTCCTGCTCCAGGTTTGCGACAATTTGCTGCGTCGCAAAAAAAGCAAACGTTTAGCTCCGCGCATACAAAACGGGTGGTAAAAAAAGCAAACGATTATCCGGCGATCATAGCGGCTTTTTCAACCGAAGTTTGCTGCTTTTTTCTCTTTTATTGTCTTGACGATGAAAAACCAGGCAATTGATGCGCAAACGTTATCGTCGATGCGCAAGATTGCAGCGTTATCGAGCCGTATACCGTTCAGGATTGCGATAAAAAATCGTCTGAGATGACAAAAATATTGCGGCTAAAAAGTGTACTTTTACACTGGCGAAGAAACGCCGGTAACATACAATTAAAGCATCAACACCAACCGGAACCTCCACCACGTGCTCGAATGAGGTGTGTTGACGTCGGGGGAAACCCTCCTGTGTACCAGCGGGATAGAGAGAAAGACAAAGACCGGAAAACAAACTAAAGCGCCCTTGTGGCGCTTTAGTTTTGTTCATCTTCCAGTAAGCGTGCGCCGGTACCTTCTTCTCCTAATCGGTCGCCCGGGTTACGCAACGGGCAATCACTGCGCGAAAGGCAGCCACAACCAATACATCCATCCAGTTCGTCACGCAGCGCCACTAAGGTATGAATGCGCCGATCCAACTCTTCTCGCCATTGGGACGAAAGCTGTTTCCACTCTTTCGCACTTAACGTATGCCCTTCTGGCAACACGCCAAACGCTTCACGAATGGTTGCGAGCGGAATGCCAATACGCTGAGCAATTTTGATAATTGCGACATATCGCAACACATCACGTTTATATCGCCGCTGATTGCCGCTATTACGGATACTGGTAATCAACCCTTTGCTTTCATAGAAATGCAGCGCCGATACCGCCACACCGCTGCGTTTCGCCACTTCGCCGGGGGTTAGCAGCGCTTTAATGCGGGGTAATTTCTTTTCCATAAATCGCTTTACCTCAAGTTAACTTGAGGAATTATACTCCCCAACAGATGAATTAACGAACTGAACACTGAAAAGAGGCAGATTTATGTCCCATCAGAAAATTATTCAGGATCTTATCGCATGGATTGACGAGCATATTGACCAGCCGCTTAACATTGATGTCGTCGCAAAAAAATCTGGCTATTCAAAGTGGTACTTGCAACGGATGTTCCGCACGGTGACGCATCAGACGCTTGGCGATTACATTCGCCAGCGCCGTCTGTTACTGGCCGCCGTTGAGTTGCGCACCACCGAGCGTCCGATTTTTGATATCGCAATGGACCTGGGTTATGTCTCTCAGCAGACCTTCTCCCGCGTTTTCCGTCGGCAGTTTGATCGCACTCCCAGCGATTATCGCCACCGCCTGTAGTTTTATTGCCCGCGCGTTAACTCCCGCGCGGGTAATTGCTCCATCCATTGCATAAACACCTGCGGCGGCATCGCCTTCGCGAAGAACCATCCCTGGCAATAGCGCACGCCGCGTTTGCGCAGCCAGTTAACCTGCGCCTCAGTTTCGACACCTTCAGCGATCGTTTTTAACCCCAGGCTGTGCGCCAGCTCGATGATGTGTTCCGCAATCAAATGACTGGTTTTGTGGGTGGTCAGCGTCTCAACAAACGATTTATCGATTTTCAAAATATCGACATTCAATGATTTAAGGTTATGCAAGTTAGAGTAGCCAATACCAAAATCATCAATTGCCACTTCGTAACCGGCCTTGCGGAAAGCCAGAATAATCGGCGTCATTTTGTCGACATCAAGAAATGCATGTTCAGTCACTTCAAATTTAATTTGCTGCGGACGCACCGCATGTTGCTCTGTTTTCTGATTGGTTCGCGCTATCAACCGTGAGGTATGAAAATCGGAGGCTGACAGGTTAATAGAAACATAGCGATCGGTATGTGTTGCCAGATACGCGCCCAAATCACGGAAGACATTATCAATAACATAATCAGTTACCTGTTCGATCATCCCCTCCTTTTCTGCCAGCGGAATAAACTCTGCCGGATTCATTACTTGCCCCTGCTCACCAGGCCAACGTAACAACGCTTCAGCGCCGATACATTTTTCTGTTTTGATATCGATTATTGGCTGGTAATAAAGGCAAAGTTGATGTTTTTCGAGGGCGCGTTGCAATTTGCGTTTGGGAGACAAATAGTTTTGTCGAATACGTAGCCAGAGTAATAGCAGAACAAGACTCCCCAAAATACCGGCGGGCAACGCAAAAATAAGATGATTATAAAAATGAGTTATAAGACGTTGATATGAAGTCGCAACAATGGCTGCAATTGGGCGTTTTGTCGAATAAACTGTCGCATATAAATAGCCATTTCGTTGTACGGTTAAATCATTCAAATGAATCAGCGGAGAAAACGTTGCTGCCGAGGCCTCGTTGCTTAACGAGAAAAAGGTTTTCGTCACCGTATCATACACTCCCCATTGCAATGTCGGATCATCAGACATCACTTCACTCCAGAAGAGAGGGTTGATAACCGCCACATAATTTCCCCGCTGCATGTAGGTCATTTTATAGCCAGAGAAAAAAGGCGTATCACGGTAATAATAGATAGAAACGTTAGGTTCGCGCTTATAATCGGCCGGTGCAATCGTATAGCCATTTACAGACGCTATCAGCGATGAGCATAAAAAATGGTTATCACGAGCATAAATCAATTCATTAATATAAAGATAGCCACGAATAATATTCAACATTCGCTTTTGATGGGCTGGAGTGCAAACTTGCCCCTGATAGCGTTCAGCTGCATCGCTCACTAAATCTGCCTGACGAATGACCAGCTCAGATTTATCCAACGCCAGCTGAGCAAAGGTTCGGAGCTGATTATTCACTTCTGATTTTGCCCAAAAGAAGGCAATCCATAGCGACAGAATGATGGGAAAGAGAACTAAAAAGATAATGCCCGGAAACGCCAGTAATTGGTGTCGTGCACGATGACTCATTGCTATCAATTCCCTGCCTGTTTATACCCGGTTATTGCAAGGTGAAACCCTGGCTACCGACGTCTTTAGATAAATCTTACGGTATAAATAGCACTTTTGCCTGATATAAAATTGAGACCTTTTTAATCGTCACCAGGATGACGATAATTCATTGATCTTAAAAATTAATCACCTTCAGGAATGCAGAGGCGGCGGGAAGATATACCCTTAATGCCGCTGAAAAAACACATAATCTGTACGGCAATAAAAGTCACGGCCTAATCTGGCTAACAAACAACCAATTGTGATATAGTTCACAAAATTCATGAAACAAACAGAGTGTTTCATTTTTGTGTTCTGCAAGCCCCGCGATAGCCAGAGTGTATCACGCCTCCCGTGAACAACGCCGCGCTGTCCAGGGCATCAGCTCTTTTCCGAGGAATTGTTTGATGGCTACCCTCACCACTGGCGTGGTTCTTCTTCGCTGGCAACTTCTTAGTGCCGTAATGATGTTTCTGGCTAGCACGCTCAACATCCGTTTTCGTCGGGCTGATTATGTCGGGCTTGCAGTGATCAGCAGCGGTCTGGGCGTAGTTTCCGCCTGCTGGTTCGCAATGGGGTTGCTTGGCATCACAATGGCGGATATCACCGCCATCTGGCACAACATCGAGTCGGTGATGATAGAAGAGATGAATCAGACACCGCCACAATGGCCAATGATTTTGACTTGATATGTAGAAGCCTCCATAACGGAGGCTTCTTTTTTATGGCTGGCAGATGCTTTAATCATCCACCTTAAAACAATATACCCTATTGTTTTAAAGACAAATCAGAACGGAATATCGTCATCAAAGTCCATCGGCGGCTCGTTAGACGGCGCTGCCGGAGCGGACTGCTGCGGGCGAGACTGCGCGCCGCCGCTGAACTGATTGCCACCCTGCGGCTGCTGAGGCTGACCCCAACCGCCCTGCGGCTGACCACCACCGATATTGCCACCTGCAGGAGCGCCACCACCCTGACGACCACCCAGCATCTGCATGGTGCCGCCAACGTTCACCACGACTTCTGTGGTATAGCGATCCTGACCGGATTGATCGGTCCATTTGCGGGTACGCAGCTGGCCTTCGATATAAACCTGAGAACCTTTACGCAGATATTCGCTGGCCACTTCTGCCAGTTTGCCGAACAGCACAACGCGGTGCCATTCAGTCTGCTCTTTCATCTCGCCGGTCGCTTTATCACGCCAGGATTCGGAAGTAGCCAGCGTAATGTTGGCAACAGCGCCACCATTTGGCATGTAGCGTACTTCCGGGTCCTGACCCAGATTACCAACGAGAATAACCTTGTTTACGCCTCTGCTGGCCATGTTCGTGTCTCCTGAAAAAAATCGTTCTGAATAAGTGTAAACGCGCGATTGTACCATTACCAATAGCGCTTTTACTATGTTGTGACCTCGGTTCCGGGAAACAAACCTGGCCAGACATTGTTACACAACACTCCGGGTAATGCATTCCAATACTGTATATTCATTCAGGTTAATTTGTGTCATAATTAACCGTTTGTGATCGCCGGTAGCACCATGCCACCGGGCAAAAAAGCGTTTAATCCGGGAAAGGTGAATGGATAAGATCGAAGTTCGGGGCGCCCGCACCCATAATCTCAAAAACATCAACCTCGTTATCCCCCGCGACAAGCTTATTGTCGTGACCGGGCTTTCGGGTTCTGGCAAATCCTCGCTCGCTTTCGACACCTTATATGCCGAAGGGCAGCGCCGTTACGTTGAATCCCTTTCCGCCTACGCGCGGCAGTTTCTGTCACTGATGGAGAAGCCGGACGTCGACCATATTGAAGGGCTTTCTCCTGCCATCTCAATTGAGCAGAAATCGACGTCTCATAACCCGCGCTCTACGGTGGGGACAATCACCGAAATCCACGACTATTTGCGTCTGCTGTACGCTCGCGTTGGTGAGCC
It encodes the following:
- the ghxP gene encoding guanine/hypoxanthine transporter GhxP → MSTPSARTGGSLDAWFKISQRGSTVRQEVVAGLTTFLAMVYSVIVVPGMLGKAGFPPAAVFVATCLVAGLGSIVMGLWANLPLAIGCAISLTAFTAFSLVLGQHISVPVALGAVFLMGVLFTVISATGIRSWILRNLPHGVAHGTGIGIGLFLLLIAANGVGLVIKNPLDGLPVALGDFTTFPVMMSLVGLAVIIGLEKLKVPGGILLTIIGISIVGLIFDPNVHFSGVFAMPSLSDENGNSLIGSLDIMGALNPVVLPSVLALVMTAVFDATGTIRAVAGQANLLDKDGQIIDGGKALTTDSMSSVFSGLVGAAPAAVYIESAAGTAAGGKTGLTAITVGVLFLLILFLSPLSYLVPGYATAPALMYVGLLMLSNVAKIDFADFVDAMAGLVTAVFIVLTCNIVTGIMIGFATLVIGRLVSGEWRKLNIGTVVIAVALVTFYAGGWAI
- the soxR gene encoding redox-sensitive transcriptional activator SoxR, with translation MEKKLPRIKALLTPGEVAKRSGVAVSALHFYESKGLITSIRNSGNQRRYKRDVLRYVAIIKIAQRIGIPLATIREAFGVLPEGHTLSAKEWKQLSSQWREELDRRIHTLVALRDELDGCIGCGCLSRSDCPLRNPGDRLGEEGTGARLLEDEQN
- the soxS gene encoding superoxide response transcriptional regulator SoxS, with protein sequence MSHQKIIQDLIAWIDEHIDQPLNIDVVAKKSGYSKWYLQRMFRTVTHQTLGDYIRQRRLLLAAVELRTTERPIFDIAMDLGYVSQQTFSRVFRRQFDRTPSDYRHRL
- the pdeC gene encoding c-di-GMP phosphodiesterase PdeC, with translation MSHRARHQLLAFPGIIFLVLFPIILSLWIAFFWAKSEVNNQLRTFAQLALDKSELVIRQADLVSDAAERYQGQVCTPAHQKRMLNIIRGYLYINELIYARDNHFLCSSLIASVNGYTIAPADYKREPNVSIYYYRDTPFFSGYKMTYMQRGNYVAVINPLFWSEVMSDDPTLQWGVYDTVTKTFFSLSNEASAATFSPLIHLNDLTVQRNGYLYATVYSTKRPIAAIVATSYQRLITHFYNHLIFALPAGILGSLVLLLLWLRIRQNYLSPKRKLQRALEKHQLCLYYQPIIDIKTEKCIGAEALLRWPGEQGQVMNPAEFIPLAEKEGMIEQVTDYVIDNVFRDLGAYLATHTDRYVSINLSASDFHTSRLIARTNQKTEQHAVRPQQIKFEVTEHAFLDVDKMTPIILAFRKAGYEVAIDDFGIGYSNLHNLKSLNVDILKIDKSFVETLTTHKTSHLIAEHIIELAHSLGLKTIAEGVETEAQVNWLRKRGVRYCQGWFFAKAMPPQVFMQWMEQLPARELTRGQ
- the yjcB gene encoding YjcB family protein, with product MATLTTGVVLLRWQLLSAVMMFLASTLNIRFRRADYVGLAVISSGLGVVSACWFAMGLLGITMADITAIWHNIESVMIEEMNQTPPQWPMILT
- the ssb1 gene encoding single-stranded DNA-binding protein SSB1, with the protein product MASRGVNKVILVGNLGQDPEVRYMPNGGAVANITLATSESWRDKATGEMKEQTEWHRVVLFGKLAEVASEYLRKGSQVYIEGQLRTRKWTDQSGQDRYTTEVVVNVGGTMQMLGGRQGGGAPAGGNIGGGQPQGGWGQPQQPQGGNQFSGGAQSRPQQSAPAAPSNEPPMDFDDDIPF